The genomic window ACTACATAGCCAAAGAAAGATGATGTTAAACACACAAACTTAAAGTGCAGATCTATTGATTCAGATATGAGTGAAGTTCAAAATGAAATCGTCGATTTACTAACTATActcattttcatcaacatACTCAATTATACTAGCTAACAACAGGACCAACACAAACggtgacaaaagaaaagacacaaaattttaatcagaTGTAAATGAAATCACATGCTAAACTAGAATATCACTCAGACCCATAAACCCTAGATCGATCTTCTTATCGAGAACACGAGATCGGGAGGGGAACAAAAACACGAAAAGAGGTACCTTCTGGAAATCACGAGGAGCGACTCCTGGTAGATAAAAGGCGCGAGataaggagaaagagagaaaagagagtaagagagTGGCGTAGAATCGAAAGCTACTtcctttcgtcttcttcatctttttcttctgtctaATCTCCTCagaggttcttcttcttcttcagatgaaAGTTGCCGGAGCAATTAGAAAAGGATgcgtttttattttatttaacaaagATGACGAAAGGTGAGTACAAATACGAAGTCGTTTTGAGGGATTGCTTACAAATATGAAagggaaaaaataataaaatatttagtacTAAGAATTAGgatgtgtgtgtttttgtcaATTAAGAGGAATAGATTTGACATAATTTCCTTTCCTTGATGACATTTGTTATGTTGTGggaatatagaaaatatattggGAATTTAAGAATGCAATTCTTACATGCAGACAACCCATTTTCAGACAAGATTTTGTGCATGTAAACTCAAACTAAATGTGATTTTATTGGTTAATGAATCTGATGAATCAGAAGAAGCTTCATGTCTAAACAAAGAGATATCTGTTGGCATGCCTAAGTTTGTGTAAAATACATAACTTTGTCAAGAAATAACTTAAGCTGTAGATTTTGTCATGAACCATTCCTTAAGTAAAGTTAGATGATGATTAATTGATTATGATGATAAGGACATtatgaaaaaacatttttttttttctggcaAACTAATGAAGAGATTAGTATGTCGAATTGAAAGagtttattcaaaataaaataaataaaaaacgatACGATGCGTTTTGTTGCCGCCGgcaactgaaaaaaaaataaaaaaaaagacatgaacACAAAAAGTCTCTGTGAAAGTGAAGAAACCACCATGGAAATCGAAGGCGAAGACGGCACGAAGCTCTTCCTGAAGACCGGAGTTAAGGATGTATTCGGAAGAGGAGCGGGATTCAACACCGAAGACCTAACAGTGTCACGCCGCCATGTTTCACTCGTATTCAAACCCGCCGCCGCCGGAACCGAACCGTCCGATATGGTTTCCTTCGAGGTTCTCGGGAGGAATCCAGTCTGGATAAGGGCCGTTGAAAAGGgcaaaaagattcaaactttgaGGAAACCCGAGACTGGAGAAATCGCCACCGGCGATCAATTTTGTGTATCGGGTAATCACCCCATTTGGTTCACTTTGAAGAGACGCGATGAAGTTATGGAGGAGCGAGCATTGGATCATGGTGAAATCGAATTGAATATTGATCCTGTTAAAGGTAATCAATTTTGCAACTTGATGTGTTTCTGGATTTGTGTCCcaataaacaacattttggTTGTTCTGCattgcttttcttttataatgtCTAGAATTATGCTCTTGAGaggattttttctttttagtaaGAATGAGGCTGAATGTGTAGTTTGTGTACTGTGTGGTGTGGTTGCAGAGTTTGGATTTCTTGTGATTGGGAAAGAATTTGATCAGTATCCAAAGAGTAGGGTGCGTGACATAAAGCAATGGGAATGGTTTTTAGAGGATTCCACTAATGGAAATAGCGATGGTGATGAAGATGGAGATAAGAAGGGAAGGAAGGGATTagggaaaaagagaagaaggaagaaagggaatgaggatgatgattgGAGTGTGGAAAGTGATGAAGATAAAGAGTTGATGGTGAAATCAAAAAGAGTTGTGACTCCTACTTACTCGACTAGATccaagaagacgaagaaagattcaaacgctagtagtagtagtagtaatgGTGCTCAAACTAAACAGCGTGGAAGAGCAGATgtcgaggaagaagatgatgatgatgaaacatTGGGAGGTTTCATTGTTAGTGATGAAGAAGCTaagttagaagaagaagaagaagaagaagacgaatcagatgtagatgatgaagaagatgaagacgaagaagaagaagaataatagCTGAAGTCTCCTAATAAACCTGAAATGTAAGCAAATctaatcttcttccttttacaACGACAATCTTTTGTTCAATAGTGTACTGTGTCTGTCTGAACTGAGATTTCTGATcatatgatatattatttgttcATTTGTACGAGTACAGTACTTGTGAAATTCTCTACAACATTACAGCTTCTAATTTGGGGGTTTGATTGCTAAAAAACGTTGCCGTTTCCTTTTGCTGTTGTTATATGGCAGTTCATGGTACCCCACTAAGGATCCACGTTGTTAACCTCTCTCGCACGTGTGAATGAATttttacaaatgaaaaagCCGCGAAGTCTTCTCCTCCTTCCTTTCTCCGTCGtcctcatttttcttcttcccaggaaaattctcattttctcaCGAAACAACGAAGACTTCCCATCACCACAatcaaaaacacaataaaaacaTGAGCAACgaagaaaacatcaaatctGATAATAAGAGCGGCGATTCCTCTGATCTCCCTACCATTCCCGCCTTAGGTAATTTTCATAAACAACTCACAAAATTTTACATCTTATTCTCGATAAAACAATAAATCTCTGGATAATCCAACCAAAAATCTACCCTCTCACATTTACTTCTGCCTCAAGTAAATGCcctgttttatatattttcgaTCTTGGAATCAACAAGGAATAGGGTTAATTGAAGCTAGCTAACCATTATGCTTTGTAGATATTGGGGCAGAGGAATGTGATCTTCTTGCAGAGCTTAAGGCAAGTCACTTCAAATTGTTGATAAAAATTCACACAGTAGTTTTCTtgtgtttcctctgtttttatgaTCCTTTTGGGTGTTGATTAACTTACAGAACCTAACCTTAAAGCGACCATTTGATGTGAAAAAACTCTCACCTAAAGTTACCAAACGTGTTCTGTTCCTCAAAGACATTCAGGTACTTTCAAATTTTCGCTCTTTTACAACTAAAGTAGAGAGGCTCGATGTTCGGTTTATGTATACTTGTAGAGTAAATTTTTAGGTTACACACGATGAACTCGAAGAGAAGTTTCTTGCTGAGAAATCTGCATTGGAGGCAACATATGATAATCTCTACAAGCCGCTTTTTGCTAAGGTGAcaagtttaatattttatcttttacttaATGTTGTATGGGGTTAAAATTCCTGAGATGTACTGAGAATTTGCAGAGGTATGAAATTGTGAATGGTGTGGTCGAAGCTGAAGCAGAGAAAGAAGGAGTTCCCAATTTCTGGTT from Arabidopsis thaliana chromosome 3, partial sequence includes these protein-coding regions:
- a CDS encoding SMAD/FHA domain-containing protein (SMAD/FHA domain-containing protein; FUNCTIONS IN: molecular_function unknown; INVOLVED IN: biological_process unknown; LOCATED IN: cellular_component unknown; EXPRESSED IN: 24 plant structures; EXPRESSED DURING: 14 growth stages; CONTAINS InterPro DOMAIN/s: SMAD/FHA domain (InterPro:IPR008984); Has 13742 Blast hits to 8952 proteins in 462 species: Archae - 7; Bacteria - 1954; Metazoa - 5288; Fungi - 1773; Plants - 718; Viruses - 188; Other Eukaryotes - 3814 (source: NCBI BLink).) — translated: MNTKSLCESEETTMEIEGEDGTKLFLKTGVKDVFGRGAGFNTEDLTVSRRHVSLVFKPAAAGTEPSDMVSFEVLGRNPVWIRAVEKGKKIQTLRKPETGEIATGDQFCVSGNHPIWFTLKRRDEVMEERALDHGEIELNIDPVKEFGFLVIGKEFDQYPKSRVRDIKQWEWFLEDSTNGNSDGDEDGDKKGRKGLGKKRRRKKGNEDDDWSVESDEDKELMVKSKRVVTPTYSTRSKKTKKDSNASSSSSNGAQTKQRGRADVEEEDDDDETLGGFIVSDEEAKLEEEEEEEDESDVDDEEDEDEEEEE